Proteins encoded within one genomic window of Alteribacter populi:
- a CDS encoding ribonuclease H family protein codes for MNVRLELTYKTPKGAETTFSSDDMRADKALLIANDLERTGRLKNITFVDTRERNWSLKELKKFMEEVETEPHNVTVYFDGGFDKQTKSSGLGCAIYYEQNGKSFRLRKNRLIGELDTNNEAEYAALELSLQELEQLGVHHLPVTFAGDSQVVINQLTGEWPVMEKALNNWADRIEDRFKQLGIEPEYTLLSRKNNREADQLASQALKEIEITSKIEHKNEKSPLQDELPR; via the coding sequence ATGAACGTCAGGTTAGAACTCACATACAAAACGCCTAAAGGAGCAGAAACAACATTCAGCTCGGATGACATGCGTGCAGACAAAGCTTTGCTTATTGCAAACGACCTAGAAAGAACAGGACGCTTGAAGAATATAACGTTTGTTGACACTCGTGAACGTAACTGGAGCTTGAAGGAATTAAAGAAGTTCATGGAGGAAGTTGAAACGGAACCTCACAACGTTACCGTTTATTTTGATGGTGGCTTTGATAAACAAACAAAATCATCTGGCTTAGGCTGTGCCATTTATTATGAGCAAAATGGCAAATCATTTCGCCTTCGTAAAAACCGGTTAATCGGGGAGCTTGATACTAATAATGAGGCCGAATACGCTGCGCTTGAACTTAGTTTACAAGAATTAGAGCAATTAGGAGTCCATCACTTGCCCGTTACGTTTGCAGGAGACTCTCAGGTTGTGATAAATCAGCTAACTGGTGAGTGGCCGGTTATGGAAAAGGCGCTTAATAATTGGGCTGACCGAATTGAAGACAGATTTAAGCAGTTAGGAATTGAACCAGAATACACATTACTCTCAAGGAAAAACAACCGTGAAGCAGACCAATTAGCTTCGCAAGCGTTAAAAGAAATTGAAATCACTAGTAAAATTGAGCATAAGAATGAGAAGAGTCCTCTTCAAGACGAACTGCCGAGGTAG
- a CDS encoding gamma carbonic anhydrase family protein gives MIYPFGNKNPQVHESVFLAPGSRIIGDVTIGKESSVWFNAVLRGDEAPITIGERCNVQDNSTLHLYDEYPLVLEDEVSIGHNVILHGCTIRKGALIGMGATILDGTEIGEWSLVGANTFIPSGKKIPPCSLVLGSPGKVVRELTDDDFELIQLTIDTYHKKGREFKKQFSEANEG, from the coding sequence ATGATTTATCCATTCGGAAACAAAAATCCACAAGTCCATGAGAGTGTTTTTTTAGCACCTGGATCGAGAATTATTGGCGACGTAACGATCGGAAAAGAATCCAGCGTTTGGTTTAACGCCGTTCTTAGAGGCGATGAAGCCCCAATTACAATCGGTGAGCGGTGCAACGTCCAAGATAATTCTACTTTACACCTTTATGATGAATATCCTCTTGTATTAGAAGACGAAGTGTCAATTGGCCACAATGTGATTTTGCACGGCTGTACAATCCGAAAGGGCGCTTTGATCGGCATGGGTGCGACCATTTTAGATGGAACAGAAATCGGCGAATGGTCGTTAGTAGGGGCAAATACATTCATTCCTTCCGGTAAAAAAATACCGCCATGCTCGCTCGTTTTAGGATCTCCAGGTAAAGTCGTCCGTGAATTGACAGATGACGACTTCGAACTCATTCAATTAACAATCGATACATATCACAAGAAGGGAAGAGAGTTTAAGAAGCAGTTTTCAGAAGCGAATGAGGGATAG
- the pdhA gene encoding pyruvate dehydrogenase (acetyl-transferring) E1 component subunit alpha, giving the protein MEKEFPIKQIIDGNGNLIDSTFGSEITEELLKELYTKMLRARTLDRKSANLQRQGRIGTYAPFEGQEAAQVGSASALEKGDWMFPTYRDHAATLTFGHSLSTILLYWKGRVEGCVPPEGKNIFPPAVPIATQLPHATGAALAEKRKGSDRVSIAYFGDGATSEGDFHEGLNFASVFKAPVVFFNQNNGYAISVPIEKQMNSKTIAQKSVSYDIDGVRVDGNDVFAVYFETKKAIEKARKGEGPTLIEAVTWRYGAHTTADDPTKYRDQELSAEKRKLTDPLLRIERYMEKQGVWEEGWKAQVQKQCEEEIEKAVVEMEAYPEADVNDIFDHVFEEPTWTIKQQKEAFLSMKRGETV; this is encoded by the coding sequence ATGGAGAAGGAATTTCCGATCAAACAAATCATTGACGGTAATGGTAATCTCATTGATTCAACATTTGGTTCTGAGATTACTGAAGAGCTGTTAAAAGAGCTGTATACAAAGATGCTTCGTGCCAGAACGTTAGATCGTAAGAGTGCGAACCTGCAACGGCAAGGTCGAATTGGGACCTATGCACCCTTCGAAGGTCAAGAAGCAGCTCAAGTGGGCAGTGCGTCAGCTTTAGAAAAAGGAGACTGGATGTTTCCAACGTACCGTGACCATGCAGCTACGTTAACGTTTGGTCATTCACTTTCTACGATTTTGCTTTATTGGAAAGGTAGAGTTGAAGGGTGTGTACCTCCTGAAGGAAAAAACATTTTCCCGCCGGCGGTTCCGATTGCTACCCAGCTTCCTCATGCAACTGGAGCAGCACTTGCCGAGAAAAGAAAAGGATCAGACCGGGTTTCGATTGCCTATTTCGGTGACGGAGCGACGTCAGAAGGCGATTTTCATGAAGGGTTGAACTTTGCAAGTGTGTTCAAAGCGCCTGTCGTATTTTTTAATCAAAACAATGGGTATGCGATTAGCGTACCCATTGAAAAACAAATGAATTCAAAGACGATTGCGCAAAAGTCAGTGTCTTATGATATCGATGGCGTGCGAGTGGACGGAAATGATGTTTTTGCTGTCTATTTTGAAACGAAAAAGGCGATTGAAAAGGCAAGAAAAGGCGAAGGCCCAACTCTGATAGAAGCTGTCACTTGGCGTTATGGTGCTCATACGACAGCGGATGACCCAACAAAATACCGTGACCAGGAGCTTAGCGCTGAAAAACGGAAATTAACAGATCCGTTATTACGAATAGAGCGGTATATGGAAAAACAAGGTGTGTGGGAGGAAGGTTGGAAAGCGCAAGTGCAAAAACAGTGCGAAGAGGAAATCGAAAAAGCCGTGGTTGAAATGGAGGCTTATCCAGAAGCAGACGTGAACGATATTTTTGATCATGTATTTGAAGAACCAACGTGGACGATTAAACAGCAAAAGGAAGCTTTTTTATCCATGAAGCGAGGTGAAACCGTATGA
- a CDS encoding DUF4260 domain-containing protein, producing MNKKLLHVEGFAVLTLSLYFYSINDFSWLLFLIFILAPDLSMLGYLHNNKVGAVLYNIFHTYSFPILVVICGLWLSSQTTLAIGIILAAHIGMDRMVGYGLKYPTNFKDTHLNRV from the coding sequence TTGAATAAAAAACTGTTACATGTAGAAGGATTTGCAGTGTTAACTCTGAGTCTTTATTTCTACTCTATTAATGACTTTAGTTGGCTGCTGTTTTTAATATTTATATTAGCGCCAGATCTATCAATGCTAGGATATTTACATAATAATAAAGTAGGTGCGGTACTTTATAATATATTCCATACCTACAGCTTCCCAATCCTAGTTGTGATATGTGGATTATGGTTGTCAAGTCAAACTACCTTAGCAATAGGTATAATCCTAGCTGCTCATATTGGGATGGATAGGATGGTTGGCTATGGTTTGAAGTATCCGACAAACTTTAAAGACACACATTTAAATCGTGTATGA
- a CDS encoding thioesterase family protein — protein MKPGMEVGQKATISVSVTPDMYAQFEGNVVHPAYSTVSMVYHMEWAARQIILPYIEEGEEGIGAAVTVKHLSPTPAGEELAVTATLTELVANKIVCALQVIHGDHVVGKGEVTQFILPRKDLDEKIEQAKTVF, from the coding sequence ATGAAGCCAGGTATGGAAGTTGGGCAAAAAGCAACCATTTCAGTTTCCGTTACACCTGATATGTATGCGCAATTTGAAGGAAATGTCGTCCATCCTGCCTATTCAACGGTTTCCATGGTCTACCACATGGAATGGGCTGCGAGGCAAATTATTCTTCCTTACATAGAAGAAGGAGAGGAAGGGATTGGAGCTGCGGTCACAGTGAAGCATCTTTCACCGACACCAGCGGGAGAAGAGTTAGCTGTAACGGCTACATTAACAGAGTTAGTAGCAAATAAAATTGTCTGCGCTCTACAGGTTATACATGGTGATCATGTTGTAGGGAAAGGCGAGGTCACACAATTTATATTGCCGCGAAAAGACTTAGACGAAAAAATAGAACAAGCGAAGACCGTTTTTTAA
- a CDS encoding Leu/Phe/Val dehydrogenase, which translates to MLSFERISDHEQVVFCNDEDTGLKAIIAIHNTTLGPALGGCRMRPYVTVDDALEDVLRLSKGMTYKCAAADVDFGGGKAVIIGDPEQDRSPELFRAFGQFVESLNGRFYTGTDMGTTPDDFVHARKETHCIVGVPEAYGGSGDSSVPTSLGVIYGLKATNKMLFGSDSLFGKRYAIQGLGKVGYKVAETLLEEGAELYVSDINHEALLNISSRAEQLSGSVKIVSGDDIYSTDADIFVPCALGGIINDQTINRFKCRAIVGSANNQLLDLKHAELLKNRGILYGPDYIVNSGGLIQVADELYGPNKERVLRGTKAIYETLTEIYLQSNIQGISTEAAANDFCESRIESRKKRNSFFSHKKRLKWEVRC; encoded by the coding sequence ATGCTATCATTCGAACGCATTAGCGATCATGAACAAGTCGTCTTCTGTAACGATGAAGATACGGGATTAAAGGCTATCATTGCGATACATAACACAACCTTAGGCCCGGCATTAGGCGGCTGTCGAATGAGACCTTATGTGACTGTTGATGATGCACTGGAAGATGTCCTTCGCCTTTCAAAGGGGATGACATATAAATGTGCAGCAGCAGATGTTGATTTTGGGGGAGGAAAAGCAGTTATTATCGGTGATCCCGAACAGGATCGATCACCGGAACTTTTTCGCGCTTTTGGGCAATTTGTGGAGTCTTTGAATGGGCGTTTTTACACTGGAACAGACATGGGGACCACCCCTGATGACTTTGTTCATGCTCGTAAAGAAACACATTGTATCGTCGGTGTTCCGGAAGCTTACGGCGGGAGTGGTGATTCTTCGGTACCAACATCTCTTGGCGTTATTTATGGCCTTAAAGCGACCAATAAGATGCTCTTTGGCTCTGATTCGTTGTTTGGTAAACGTTACGCGATACAAGGACTTGGAAAAGTGGGCTACAAAGTGGCAGAGACGCTCCTAGAAGAAGGGGCTGAGCTTTATGTGTCTGATATTAATCACGAAGCTCTTCTTAACATTTCCAGCCGAGCAGAGCAGCTTAGCGGCTCTGTAAAGATTGTCTCAGGAGATGATATCTATTCAACCGATGCTGATATTTTTGTTCCCTGTGCTTTAGGAGGGATTATTAATGACCAGACAATTAATCGGTTTAAATGTCGAGCGATTGTTGGTTCGGCAAATAATCAGCTCCTGGACTTGAAACACGCGGAACTCCTTAAAAATCGCGGGATTCTTTATGGTCCCGATTATATCGTGAATAGCGGCGGTCTTATCCAAGTAGCTGATGAGCTTTACGGGCCGAATAAAGAGCGCGTCCTTCGCGGAACAAAAGCGATCTATGAAACACTCACGGAAATTTATTTGCAATCCAATATTCAAGGAATTTCTACGGAAGCGGCAGCGAATGACTTTTGTGAATCAAGAATCGAAAGCCGTAAAAAGCGTAACAGCTTCTTTTCACATAAAAAGCGGTTAAAGTGGGAAGTTCGCTGCTAA
- a CDS encoding dihydrolipoamide acetyltransferase family protein, giving the protein MVEVKLHDVGEGMTEGEISEFLVQVGDQVKIDQPLVEVQTDKVSAELPSPVAGTVKEIRAEIGEVVTVGTTVLVLEKEGASVDNDEQPEGQPKEKSALGQTKVQMKISRHQPTKNTHRVLATPYTRRIALENRVDIEKITGTGPAGRVMDDDVYRFVKGEQEAPAASVAAEPVVEKDTASKESTLPQTPAKTIPYRGRRKQIGTKMTHSLQTIPHVTHFDEVDVTNVLALREELKAEQGESGSTVSVAAFFIKALAITLKDFPIFNAILNEEKQEIQLQDAYNIGLAADTDEGLIVPVVKSADQKSITEIHTEMKRVMKLAKENKLSKADLTGGTFTVSNVGPLGSVGATPIINHPEVALIAFHKTKKMPVVRNDEIVIRSVMNLSMSFDHRVADGAAAVAFTNRFAELIENPTKMMLEMV; this is encoded by the coding sequence ATGGTCGAAGTTAAGCTTCATGATGTGGGAGAAGGGATGACAGAAGGTGAAATTAGTGAATTTCTCGTTCAAGTTGGTGATCAGGTAAAGATCGACCAACCGCTCGTTGAGGTGCAAACAGATAAAGTGTCTGCAGAGCTTCCTTCTCCAGTAGCAGGAACTGTTAAAGAAATTCGCGCTGAAATCGGAGAGGTCGTTACAGTAGGAACTACGGTACTTGTTCTTGAAAAAGAAGGAGCTAGTGTAGATAATGACGAACAACCAGAGGGACAGCCAAAAGAGAAGTCTGCTTTAGGGCAAACGAAAGTTCAAATGAAGATTTCACGACATCAACCCACGAAAAATACCCACCGTGTTCTCGCAACTCCTTATACACGACGGATCGCCTTAGAAAACCGCGTGGATATTGAGAAGATTACAGGGACGGGTCCCGCGGGAAGAGTGATGGATGATGATGTTTATCGGTTTGTAAAAGGTGAGCAAGAAGCACCGGCGGCTTCTGTAGCCGCAGAGCCTGTGGTAGAGAAGGATACTGCATCTAAAGAAAGCACATTACCGCAGACACCTGCAAAAACGATTCCTTATCGCGGTCGCCGCAAGCAAATTGGCACGAAGATGACACATTCTCTTCAAACCATTCCTCACGTGACACATTTTGATGAAGTGGATGTAACAAATGTACTTGCTCTAAGAGAAGAACTAAAAGCGGAGCAAGGAGAAAGTGGATCGACGGTTAGTGTAGCCGCTTTTTTCATTAAAGCTCTTGCGATCACGTTAAAAGACTTCCCGATCTTTAATGCGATTTTAAACGAAGAAAAGCAAGAGATTCAACTGCAGGACGCATACAATATTGGCCTTGCAGCTGATACCGATGAGGGGCTTATTGTCCCAGTCGTAAAGAGTGCGGATCAAAAATCGATTACAGAGATTCATACAGAAATGAAGCGAGTAATGAAGCTGGCAAAAGAAAACAAGTTGTCCAAAGCAGATCTCACTGGTGGTACATTTACCGTAAGCAACGTAGGTCCTCTTGGCAGTGTAGGAGCAACACCGATTATCAACCACCCAGAAGTAGCATTAATAGCGTTTCATAAAACGAAAAAAATGCCAGTCGTTAGAAATGATGAAATTGTCATTCGCTCGGTAATGAATCTCTCGATGTCGTTTGACCACCGTGTGGCTGATGGTGCGGCGGCTGTAGCGTTTACGAATCGATTTGCAGAACTTATTGAAAACCCTACTAAGATGATGCTGGAGATGGTGTAG
- a CDS encoding NAD(P)H-dependent flavin oxidoreductase, with translation MNKVTRLLHIQYPIIQGGMGNISHANLAAAISEAGGLGTLGVGTMTLSQVEKELVNIKALTNQPFCVNIPIRVQPNVKEVVQLILDYNVPIVSLSAGNPKPLIPVLKEAGVTIIVVAASVKQAKKAEEAGADIIVAEGYEAAGINSAFETTTMTLIPQVADAVDIPVVAAGGIGDGRGVAAAFCLGAEGVQMGTRFIATKEALVHEHYKQKLMESTDVDTLVVGRSLGKIRRLLKTSYAEELLELEKQGTSLEEFDRRTDETHHIAGAIYGNIDKGHLNGGQIAGLIRDVPTVKELIESMIADVSQLSERLKTTVK, from the coding sequence ATGAATAAAGTGACGCGTTTATTACATATTCAGTATCCGATCATCCAAGGAGGCATGGGAAATATTAGTCATGCTAACCTTGCAGCAGCGATTTCTGAAGCGGGCGGATTGGGAACATTAGGGGTTGGAACGATGACCCTGTCACAAGTAGAGAAAGAACTAGTCAACATTAAAGCGCTGACGAATCAGCCTTTTTGTGTCAACATTCCTATTCGCGTTCAACCAAACGTAAAAGAAGTTGTTCAGTTAATCCTCGACTACAACGTTCCTATCGTCTCCCTATCAGCAGGAAACCCGAAGCCTCTCATCCCTGTTCTTAAAGAAGCGGGAGTGACGATTATTGTCGTCGCAGCTTCTGTCAAACAAGCAAAAAAAGCAGAGGAAGCTGGAGCAGATATCATTGTCGCTGAAGGGTATGAAGCAGCAGGCATCAATTCTGCGTTTGAAACGACAACGATGACGCTCATTCCCCAAGTAGCTGACGCTGTTGATATACCAGTTGTAGCAGCAGGCGGGATCGGTGACGGAAGAGGCGTAGCTGCTGCCTTTTGTCTTGGTGCAGAAGGAGTTCAGATGGGGACCCGGTTTATTGCAACAAAAGAAGCACTCGTTCATGAACATTATAAACAAAAGCTGATGGAATCTACTGACGTGGATACACTCGTTGTCGGAAGGTCTTTAGGTAAGATTCGCAGACTATTAAAAACCTCTTATGCAGAGGAGCTATTGGAGCTTGAGAAGCAAGGAACAAGCTTGGAGGAATTTGATAGAAGAACGGATGAAACCCATCATATTGCGGGTGCGATCTACGGGAACATTGATAAAGGTCATTTAAATGGAGGGCAAATCGCTGGATTAATTCGTGATGTTCCCACCGTAAAAGAACTAATCGAATCCATGATCGCCGACGTTTCCCAGCTCTCAGAGAGATTAAAAACGACAGTAAAATAA
- a CDS encoding alpha-ketoacid dehydrogenase subunit beta — translation MKTMADVKTNKLTLVQAVTDGLRTMMKEHDDVLVLGEDVGKNGGVFRATDGLVDEFGEDRIVDTPLAEAGIIGTSIGLAINGFRPVAEMQFLGFIYPAYEQIMTHASRIRTRTMSRFNVPMVIRAPYGAGIRAPEIHSDSVEALFTHMPGIKVVVPSNPYDAKGLLIASIEDPDPVLFMEPMRSYRSIKSDVPEEKYTVELGKGAKVTEGDDVTVIAWGNMVAVAQKAVEKIEKEQGVSCELLDLRTLYPLDKDIIAESVMKTGRAVIVHEAPSTGGVGNDVLSIINDNAFLYLRAPVEKVAGFDTPIPFFSLEEDYLPTPDRVLKSIENVVTF, via the coding sequence ATGAAAACGATGGCTGATGTAAAAACAAATAAGCTTACACTCGTTCAAGCGGTGACTGATGGTTTACGAACAATGATGAAAGAACATGATGACGTGCTTGTTTTAGGAGAAGACGTTGGGAAAAACGGCGGGGTGTTCCGGGCAACAGACGGCCTGGTCGACGAGTTTGGAGAGGATCGAATCGTTGACACACCTCTTGCGGAAGCGGGCATCATCGGAACGTCAATTGGGCTCGCCATTAACGGATTTCGACCGGTCGCGGAAATGCAATTTTTAGGCTTTATTTATCCAGCTTATGAGCAAATCATGACCCATGCTTCACGAATCCGAACAAGAACGATGAGCCGTTTTAACGTACCGATGGTCATCCGTGCTCCGTATGGTGCTGGTATTCGTGCACCGGAAATTCATTCTGATAGTGTAGAAGCGCTCTTTACGCATATGCCAGGTATTAAAGTGGTCGTACCATCGAATCCGTATGATGCAAAAGGGCTGCTGATTGCAAGCATTGAAGATCCAGACCCTGTATTGTTTATGGAGCCGATGAGGAGCTATCGTTCGATTAAATCTGATGTGCCTGAAGAAAAATACACCGTCGAGCTCGGGAAAGGTGCAAAAGTGACGGAAGGGGACGATGTGACTGTTATTGCATGGGGCAATATGGTAGCTGTCGCACAAAAAGCCGTTGAGAAAATCGAGAAAGAACAGGGTGTGTCCTGTGAGCTGCTCGACTTAAGAACGTTGTATCCTCTTGATAAAGACATCATTGCAGAGTCTGTTATGAAAACCGGAAGAGCCGTCATCGTACATGAAGCACCTTCGACAGGTGGCGTAGGGAATGATGTGTTATCGATCATTAACGACAATGCGTTTTTATACTTACGTGCACCTGTAGAAAAAGTAGCTGGATTTGATACACCAATACCGTTCTTTTCACTAGAGGAAGACTACTTGCCAACACCAGATCGCGTTCTAAAATCAATTGAAAATGTGGTTACGTTTTAG